A segment of the Zalophus californianus isolate mZalCal1 chromosome 15, mZalCal1.pri.v2, whole genome shotgun sequence genome:
GAAATGAAGGCCCAAGCCAGGTACTGAAACCTGCACCAGGCCCTGCTCCCACGGAACCTAATTTGCTAGTTCTGGAAAAAACTCCGAGCCTGGCTCTGAGACACAGGGGCCAGAATAAAGCCAGTGACTCCAAGCAGAAAAGGGGGCAGGGTTTGGCCCAGGACCGTGGAGGACTTTCATGTTGGACGCTGACATCCAGAAGCCTCTGGCCCACCGGGAAGCCACATTGCAGGCATAGTTCCCAGAATGAGGGTCTGAAGCTCCGAGACTCCAAAGGGAGGGCAGGGAAAGCAGCCTTGCGCTCACTTCCCACAGGGCTGGCAGGGCGCTCACTTCCCACAGGGCTGGCAGGCCAGGAGGAACCTGGCAAGACCAGGAAGTGCCCACCTGCCCTACGACTTTGAACAGCCCCATTCACGGGATCTGGGAAAATGGGGGGCTGTCTCCTCCTGTTTCCCTCGCGGCCCTGGAGGCCAGATCCGTCAGATGCCCGTGAATACAATCCGGTCTGTCCGGCAAGCTGCACGCACACACCACCGTGGCACACCACGACATACCACGACAGAGGCTGGGGAAGACCAGCCCACGGTACAAGATGCCAGAGACGCACGGGGCTCACTTCCCTGCGACTGGAACGGGGCTGCGCTGTGGGAGGTGTGGCAGGTCCCTGAGCCCAGCCAGCTGCAGCGGGAGGGACCGCTTAGAGCATCCGTCCACTGGGCGAGAACGGAAGGAGTGAGCCTGGGGTCCGCGCCGACACGGGACGGCCCAGACCCGAAGCCAGGCATCCAGGAAGCACCAGGCAGACGCGATCTCAGTGCGGCCGGCAAGTGAGGGGGCCGGGATCTGGGGTCCACGTTCTGGGCCTCGTCCACATGCTCATGTTACCTAAGCTGACTTACGATCTATACCTGAATGAGGGTTAACAAGGTCCCCGTACTCCGGACCATCAGGACACAGGCCACGCGTGGCCTCACTCACCCCAACCCGATGGCCAGCAGGTGCGAGAGCAGCAGGGACGGGAGGAAGACTTTCAGGAACTCCGCGGAGAAGATGCCCCCCTTCTTCATGACGCTCGTGTTCCTCATGCTGAGTGTGGCCGTGCGCTTCGGGTGCTTGAACAGCAGCTCCCTGGGGAGGACAAGCGGTGAGCCACCTGCTCGCCCAGGAAGCGCCCGCGCCGCCGCCAGGAAGCGCCCGCGCCGCCGAAGACACTCACTTTGGGGGGATGTTTTCCGGCCGACTTGACCAATCCCAAATCCAGTCTGAGTTTTTCTTCAAGATGCTCTcaacttctttccttctctcgATATAATCTTCCTCAGACTACAACAGAACCGAGAGCAGTCGCTTAGCGCTGCACAGCCACACCACCGAGCACTGCCCGTGCCCCGCACACGCCGTCGTCAGGCCGCTCTGGCCTCCGCTCACGTCCCTGCTTCCCAGACAGACGCGAGGCTGCCGACACCGTCCCTTAAGGAAGCAGTGAGGACAAGGCATCCACATGCAGATGCTGACCGCGGGGCGGGTTTTCAAAGATGACAATCTACAGACCCCATGCGTCTGTGGCTACAGGATGGCAGCCAGTGCCACAGTCTTTGGAAAAGGACAATTTCGTGTTCAGTGGGAGGGAAAGAACCAAAAACTCACAGACCTGTGTTTTCAAGCTACATCTAAAATACGttaggaaggggcgcctgggtggctcagatggttgagcatctgccttcggctcaggtcatgatcccggggtcctgggatcgagtcccgcatcgcttctctctctgactctcatgaataaataaataaaacattttaaaaaaataaaataaagtatgttaGGAAAACACGCTAATTATAGGGGACTTTAAAAAGGAGGATCAcaggtagttttgttttgttttcatttaaaaaaactgaaccaggggcgcctgggtggctcagtcagttaagcatctgccttgactcaggtcatgatcccagggtcctaggatcgagccccacatcgggctccttgctccttggttggcaggaagcctgctgctttctccctctcccactccccctgcttgtgttccctctctcgctgtctctctctgccaaataaaatttaaaaaaaaaagcaaagattatgtaattccttttgaaaatcagcaaaagctACTCTAGAATACAGTACCAAAACGAACCAGCTGCCCTGAGGGTATCATCAGGGCACCTGGAGggcctgggtgggagggaggcccaGCAGTGAGACCCCACGGGATCCAGTGCCTCAGTGGTACAGACCCCAAGACCTCACTTCCTACGCGATTTTTAAATACGGGAGAAGTCAACTGTTTCGTGTTCTCATCATCACTGAAAACACCCAAAGGAAACCTGGCCCGTGCATCCCAACGTGCGCAGGTCCGGCGGTCCTGGGGGGGGCCCAGGGCCTCACAGCCCAGCACTGTTGGGCCCCAGGTTCTCAGAGACAGGCCTGCCTGACAACGGAACATAGCCCCAGCGTGTAAGACCCAGGAAGCATTTGAGCACATGGTAGGAAAGTGGCCTTCGACTTAAGTAAGTGGCCAGTGGGCTAACACTGAGCCACGCAAGCGCCATTAGCAAGCCAGAGGCTCTGGCAGCCAGCTGCAGCGTGTCCGCGCCACCCCCACACTGGCAGAGCCCCCGAGTGGCTCCGTGTATCATGCCAGGCTCTCCTGAACCCACTCACCGCCGACTGCTAGCCAAGACAGAGACCGGCCACAAAGTGGCTCCCAGGGACTCTCCCCACCGGCCACGGGCCTGTCCAGGCTGCAGGCCCgagggacccccccaccccccccacccccccgcacaCCTTGGCTGGCACGTGAGGGCAGCAGAGGCCCCGCAACACGTGCTAAGCGGAGCCTGTATTTGTTCTGGTCAGCTCAGTGTGAGGCCTGCAGGGGCGATGCTCCTACCCCACAGCTTTAGAAAAAGCCAAGAGACCTCCATACAACAAACACACGTTTCCCTCCTCAGTCCCACTGGCCACGTTCGCCGTGCCAGCACATCACCAACACCTGCTGCAGCCCACCTGAGAGCTGTTTTTCTCTCCGATGCTGTGGGTGTCTATTTCCGAAGCTCGGGTCGTATCTTGAGGGGTCTGTGAGCGAGGTGGGCTTGGTAGGCACACAGAAGGGAATGCGAGAAATTAACAGGATGTTAACATGATTTCTGTCGTGAGAAGCGAAGCCCCTCCGGGCCCAGGACCGTCTCCTCGAAGAGGAAGCACGGGCGCCGGCACCCACATCTTCCCTCCACCATCTCTGCTCCCCTTTGGCTGAGCTTGGCAGGCGGAGGGGAGCcagttttggggggtggggggtggactcCGTACTGCCCTTCTCACCAGCTCTGTGCTCTGAGGCAAGCCCGAGAGCACCTGACCTTTGCTTTCTGACTCAACCGTGCTGTCTGCAGTCAGCCAGGACGTGCCGGGGGCAGAGGCACGGTGACTGGCTGCCTGCCACGTCCACCCGCCGGCTTTACCGCGGGCCCTCCAACACCaggccccatccctcccaccggaGGGCCAGGCTCCCGCGAACCcggcggggagagggagggcactCTGGGACTTGGCCCGCACGCAGGATAAACCAGCACCGGACCAAACGTGCTTATTTACCCACCTGTCACAGTGAGAGCTCTTCGAGCTACTCCGTCCAGACTCATGCTGGGCATCCAGCAGTATTTTTTCCAGGTCACCGTTATAAATAGAAACAGAGGCTGGAACGCTGCTCCCGTTCCCGTTATTGCTGAAGTGCAATTCCACCCAGGAGCCTGATGGAGACACAGAAGGGCACCGTTGGGATTTTCTGCCCACTGCAGAGCCTAGTCCTGACAGACAACCAGCCCACCCTTCCACCCTTCCATTTCTAAGCAGCGCCGGGGAGACACAACAGGCCAACTCCTTGAAACTTGCCAAAACACGCCCATCTCCGGCAGGTGCATCCCAGTGGCTGGCCTAGCCTCACCTTCCCAGGGACCCAAGGCCGGCCCCTAGCACCCAGATGCTCATCTGCGGGTCTCCTGCCATTCCGGGACACCAGATGGGTGCCTGGTAACCTGCTGGGCCAGCAGAGTCCAACAGACCACaatgcttttttccccactcaacttccagaagaaaaaggGCATCAACAAGAGCTTAAGAGATTTAAGTTTTTTTAAGGGTTTATACTATCTCTTATTCACTTATTTCCACACCAGCATCACATTCTGATCCTGAAGCCCCACAAAACTCGTCTCTGCTATTGTTATTTACTTCCCTCAGAAGCCAGATGAACATACTCTGCCTAGAACAAAGGTAATTTCTCACTGAACGTGACTGACCAGAGCAAGCCATCCCCCACGTATTCAATTAGCCACATTAACCAAATTAAAAAGATGTTGTCCAAATGGCCCGTAAACAGGAAAAGATGTCCAGTTCCATTGgaaatcagagaaatataaaataaaccacACAAGACACTGtcacagaatggctaaatttaaagACTGGTTTATTGGGAGGACCATACCTTGGTTCAGGCACCCAGGAGCCTGACAACGGAACATAGCCCCAGCGTGTAAGACCCAGGAAGCATTTGAGCACATGGTAGGAAAGTGGCCTTCGACTTAAGTCGAAGCCTTCCTTTCTTCACAGGAAGAAGTCAGCCTTCTTACTTGAACTAAAAATTGACAATTGTTATGCATCCCGAACTGCTTCTACCCAGATTCTGTAGATTCAGAGAGCTGTCTTGGCACCAGATCATCTGCTTACCAAAATAGAACCTAGCACCTACCACCCCCGACCCACCACCACACCCTGCATGTGAAGCCAGTATCTTCAGCGAGGCTGGTCTCTGGCTAGCCCACCATCCGATCTCAACACTGCCCTGGGCGCACCATG
Coding sequences within it:
- the BNIP3 gene encoding BCL2/adenovirus E1B 19 kDa protein-interacting protein 3, translating into MSQSGTPGLQEENLQGSWVELHFSNNGNGSSVPASVSIYNGDLEKILLDAQHESGRSSSKSSHCDSPPRSQTPQDTTRASEIDTHSIGEKNSSQSEEDYIERRKEVESILKKNSDWIWDWSSRPENIPPKELLFKHPKRTATLSMRNTSVMKKGGIFSAEFLKVFLPSLLLSHLLAIGLGIYIGRRLTTSTSTF